A portion of the Parasteatoda tepidariorum isolate YZ-2023 chromosome 5, CAS_Ptep_4.0, whole genome shotgun sequence genome contains these proteins:
- the LOC107436559 gene encoding cuticle protein 10.9-like produces the protein MKVLVVFAALLAIAYSQGDESPKPYSFSYIATGDEGSSSHSETADGSGTVRGSYSLSDADGRNRVVEYVAGIDGFVANIRTNEPGTDNAAPADVTIESTADGAKAYAAVVKPEPRPQRVRYVLVPATD, from the exons atgaag gTTTTAGTTGTTTTTGCTGCTCTCTTAGCCATCGCCTATTCTCAG GGTGATGAAAGTCCAAAGCCATATTCCTTCAGTTACATTGCAACAGGTGACGAAGGCAGCAGCAGTCATTCTGAAACAGCAGATGGATCCGGAACAGTTCGTGGATCTTATTCACTCAGCGACGCAGACGGTCGCAATCGTGTTGTAGAATATGTCGCTGGAATCGATGGCTTTGTTGCTAACATCAGAACAAACGAACCAGGAACAGATAACGCTGCACCCGCTGATGTTACTATTGAATCCACCGCTGATGGAGCCAAGGCTTATGCTGCCGTTGTCAAACCTGAACCCAGACCTCAACGTGTTCGATACGTCCTTGTTCCTGCAACAGATTAA